A single Micromonospora luteifusca DNA region contains:
- a CDS encoding SDR family NAD(P)-dependent oxidoreductase, which produces MRCDGLVAVVTGGGSGIGQACVRAFVAAGARVGVLDLNLSGLPDDPRVHGVRADVADRSSLGGAVASVADAFGGIDILVNNAGISAVGTVEEDDDEQWSRVLDVNVTGVARTSAVALPYLRRSSSAAIVNISSIAATVGLPRRALYSASKGAVHALTLAMAADLVTEGVRVNCVAPGTVDTPWVTRLLAGAADPTAEKRQLASRQPTGRLVTADEVAAAVVYLASPTTGSVTGSSLAVDGGMSGLRLPSVRSGA; this is translated from the coding sequence ATGCGGTGTGACGGCCTCGTGGCGGTGGTGACCGGAGGTGGCTCGGGGATCGGGCAGGCCTGCGTGCGGGCGTTCGTGGCCGCCGGCGCCCGGGTGGGCGTACTGGACCTGAACCTGTCGGGCCTGCCCGACGATCCTCGCGTGCACGGCGTCCGGGCGGACGTGGCCGACCGGTCCTCGCTGGGTGGGGCCGTCGCCTCGGTCGCCGACGCGTTCGGTGGCATCGACATCCTGGTCAACAACGCCGGCATCTCCGCCGTGGGCACCGTGGAGGAGGACGACGACGAGCAGTGGAGCAGGGTGCTCGACGTCAACGTGACCGGCGTGGCCCGAACGAGCGCCGTCGCCCTGCCGTACCTGCGCCGGTCGTCGTCCGCGGCGATCGTCAACATCTCCTCGATCGCGGCGACCGTCGGCCTGCCCCGGCGCGCCCTGTACTCGGCGTCGAAGGGCGCCGTGCACGCCCTCACCCTCGCGATGGCCGCCGACCTGGTGACGGAGGGGGTCCGGGTCAACTGCGTCGCCCCCGGCACCGTGGACACGCCCTGGGTGACCCGCCTGCTCGCCGGCGCGGCCGACCCGACGGCGGAGAAGCGGCAGCTCGCCTCCCGCCAGCCGACCGGGCGCCTGGTGACCGCCGACGAGGTGGCCGCCGCCGTCGTCTACCTCGCGTCGCCCACGACCGGGTCGGTGACCGGGTCGTCGCTGGCGGTGGACGGTGGCATGTCCGGGCTACGACTACCCAGCGTCAGATCGGGCGCGTGA
- a CDS encoding fumarylacetoacetate hydrolase family protein, with protein sequence MRFMRVGLVGQERPVLSVDGRHFDLSSLTADIDGEFLSGGGVQRVREATDLPEIDVTGQRVGAPIARPGVVLCVGQNYAAHAAESGAEPPTTPIIFYKAPNTVVGPYDDVLIPRGSAKTDWEVELAVVIGRRARYLASPADAVAHIAGYVLSNDVSERDFQLAASGGQWSKGKSCETFQPLGPWLVTADEVGDPRALRLRSWVNDEPRQDSSTKDMIFDVAYLVWHLSQYTVLDPGDVINTGTPEGVALSGRFPYLAAGDVMEVEIDGLGRQRNTLRNA encoded by the coding sequence GTGAGATTCATGCGCGTCGGGCTCGTCGGGCAGGAGCGCCCCGTGCTGTCCGTCGACGGGCGGCACTTCGACCTCTCGTCGCTCACCGCCGACATCGACGGGGAGTTCCTCTCCGGTGGGGGCGTCCAGCGGGTCCGCGAGGCCACCGACCTGCCCGAGATCGACGTCACCGGTCAGCGGGTCGGGGCGCCGATCGCCCGCCCCGGGGTGGTCCTCTGCGTCGGGCAGAACTACGCCGCGCACGCCGCCGAGTCGGGTGCCGAGCCACCGACCACACCGATCATCTTCTACAAGGCGCCCAACACGGTCGTCGGCCCCTACGACGACGTCCTGATCCCGCGCGGATCGGCGAAGACCGACTGGGAGGTGGAGTTGGCGGTGGTGATCGGCCGTCGGGCCCGCTACCTCGCCTCGCCGGCCGACGCCGTCGCGCACATCGCCGGGTACGTGCTGTCCAACGACGTCTCCGAGCGGGACTTCCAGCTCGCCGCCTCGGGCGGCCAATGGTCGAAGGGCAAGTCCTGCGAGACGTTCCAACCCCTCGGCCCGTGGCTGGTCACCGCCGACGAGGTCGGCGACCCGCGGGCGCTGCGGCTGCGGTCCTGGGTCAACGACGAGCCCCGGCAGGATTCCAGCACGAAAGACATGATCTTCGACGTGGCGTACCTGGTCTGGCACCTGTCCCAGTACACCGTCCTGGACCCGGGCGACGTCATCAACACCGGCACCCCCGAGGGGGTTGCGCTCTCCGGCCGCTTCCCGTACCTGGCCGCCGGTGACGTGATGGAGGTCGAGATCGACGGCCTCGGCCGGCAGCGGAACACGCTCAGGAACGCCTGA
- a CDS encoding GntR family transcriptional regulator — MAQQQAREGRIRPARRLTLAEDVYESIKTLVMDHILPPGERVNIDALARELDVSPTPVREALARLEADGLVRKRPLSGYTTTPLLSRAEFDDLFDVRLLLEGATAGRAATHASAEQRRRIGAEAGANIDVEAGDGYRRHAAFTTLDAKFHDLIAEVAGSPLLRDSITRLHSHLHLHRLYFPPTGAPDTNIEHQRIAAAIIAGDSRAATDAMRAHLSAARERHLPAFDRLPAPAAPHDPV, encoded by the coding sequence ATGGCCCAGCAGCAAGCTCGCGAGGGCCGAATCCGTCCCGCTCGACGACTCACCCTCGCCGAGGATGTCTACGAGTCGATCAAGACCCTGGTCATGGACCACATCCTTCCCCCGGGCGAGCGGGTCAACATCGATGCGCTCGCCCGGGAGCTGGACGTCTCCCCCACCCCGGTACGCGAGGCCCTCGCCCGTCTGGAGGCCGACGGACTGGTCCGCAAACGCCCGCTGTCCGGCTACACCACCACGCCGTTGCTGAGCCGCGCCGAGTTCGACGACCTGTTCGACGTCCGCCTGCTGCTGGAGGGCGCCACCGCCGGCCGGGCCGCCACGCACGCCTCCGCTGAGCAACGGCGACGGATCGGCGCCGAGGCTGGGGCGAACATCGACGTGGAGGCCGGCGACGGTTACCGCCGCCACGCCGCCTTCACCACGCTGGACGCGAAGTTCCACGACCTGATCGCCGAGGTCGCCGGCAGCCCACTGCTGCGCGACAGCATCACGCGGCTGCACTCGCACCTGCACCTGCACCGGCTGTACTTTCCGCCCACCGGCGCCCCGGACACCAACATCGAGCACCAGCGCATCGCCGCCGCCATCATCGCCGGCGACTCCCGGGCCGCCACCGATGCGATGCGGGCCCACCTGAGCGCCGCCCGGGAGCGCCACCTACCCGCCTTCGACCGGCTTCCCGCGCCCGCAGCACCGCACGACCCGGTGTGA
- a CDS encoding (Fe-S)-binding protein, producing MRIALFITCVNDIAYPATGIAVTRILRRLGHTVDFPTGQTCCGQMHANTGYRAEAMPMVRNYVDVFDRYDAIVAPSGSCTAMIRDQYPRLHPPATSVAARTFELSELLVDVLGVTDVGAEFPETVTYHPTCHGLRMLRLGDRPLKLLRQVRGIRLVELGDAEECCGFGGTFALKNPAVSGAMLTDKCARVRETGARVLAAADNSCLAHIGGGLDRHRSGVRAMHYAEILAATGATS from the coding sequence ATGCGGATAGCCCTCTTCATCACCTGCGTCAACGACATCGCATACCCGGCCACCGGCATCGCGGTCACCCGCATCCTGCGGCGGCTCGGCCACACCGTCGACTTCCCCACCGGTCAGACCTGTTGCGGGCAGATGCACGCCAACACCGGGTACCGCGCCGAGGCGATGCCGATGGTGCGCAACTACGTCGACGTCTTCGACAGGTACGACGCCATCGTCGCGCCGTCCGGGTCGTGCACGGCGATGATCCGCGACCAGTACCCCCGCCTGCACCCGCCGGCCACGTCGGTGGCCGCCCGCACCTTCGAGCTGTCCGAGTTGCTCGTCGACGTCCTCGGCGTCACCGACGTCGGTGCCGAGTTCCCCGAAACTGTCACCTACCACCCCACCTGCCACGGCCTACGCATGCTGCGGCTCGGCGACCGGCCGCTGAAGCTGCTGCGCCAGGTGCGCGGGATCCGGCTGGTCGAGCTCGGTGACGCCGAGGAGTGCTGCGGCTTCGGCGGCACGTTCGCCCTGAAGAACCCGGCTGTCTCCGGCGCGATGCTCACCGACAAGTGCGCCCGGGTCCGCGAGACCGGAGCACGCGTGCTCGCCGCCGCCGACAACTCCTGCCTGGCGCACATCGGGGGCGGCCTCGACCGCCACCGGTCGGGGGTGCGGGCCATGCACTACGCCGAGATACTCGCTGCGACAGGGGCAACCTCATGA
- a CDS encoding LutB/LldF family L-lactate oxidation iron-sulfur protein, producing MNRPGVDRSGTGGAAAPATGSGRIRTPLPFPTAAKPAVADAQLRANLHRATRTIRAKRARVVDEVPDWEALRDAGSAIKADVQRRLPELLEQFEASATAAGATVHWARDAAEACRIVVALTRAAGADEVVKVKSMATQEIELNEALEAAGIAAYETDLAELIVQLGEDTPSHILVPAIHYNRAQIREIFQRRMPDAPPDLSDEPAALAEVARAHLRRRFLSARVAVSGANFAIADTGTLVVVESEGNGRMCLTLPETLISVVGVEKLLPTFTDLEVFLQLLPRSSTGERMNPYTSMWTGVTPNDGPQAVHVVLVDNGRSAVLADPVGRPALSCIRCSACLNVCPVYERAGGHAYGSVYPGPIGAILSPQLTGVADNASLPYASTLCGACYDVCPVKINIPEILVHLRQQAPHPVAEKATMRVLAWVMRSPRRWATALRLARVGAGPLGAYRERRSGARTLRRLPWPASAWTRSRDLPLPAPQTFREWWEKQ from the coding sequence ATGAACCGTCCCGGCGTCGACCGGTCCGGCACCGGCGGGGCGGCCGCGCCCGCCACCGGAAGCGGGCGGATCCGCACGCCGCTGCCCTTCCCCACTGCCGCCAAGCCGGCCGTCGCCGACGCACAACTGCGGGCGAACCTGCACCGGGCCACCCGCACCATCCGCGCCAAGCGCGCCCGGGTCGTCGACGAGGTGCCCGACTGGGAGGCCCTGCGGGACGCCGGCTCCGCGATCAAGGCGGACGTCCAACGCCGGTTGCCGGAGCTGTTGGAGCAGTTCGAGGCGTCCGCCACCGCTGCCGGCGCCACCGTGCACTGGGCCCGCGACGCGGCCGAGGCCTGCCGGATCGTGGTCGCGTTGACCCGGGCCGCCGGTGCCGACGAGGTCGTGAAGGTCAAGTCGATGGCGACCCAGGAGATCGAGCTCAACGAGGCCCTGGAGGCGGCCGGGATCGCCGCGTACGAGACGGACCTCGCGGAGCTGATCGTGCAGCTCGGCGAGGACACCCCCTCGCACATCCTGGTGCCGGCCATCCACTACAACCGGGCGCAGATCCGGGAGATCTTCCAGCGTCGCATGCCCGACGCGCCGCCCGACCTGAGCGACGAACCGGCCGCGCTGGCCGAGGTGGCCCGCGCCCACCTGCGACGACGTTTCCTCTCGGCCCGGGTCGCCGTCTCCGGCGCGAACTTCGCCATCGCGGACACCGGCACGCTGGTGGTCGTGGAGTCCGAAGGCAACGGCCGCATGTGCCTCACCCTCCCGGAGACGCTGATCAGCGTCGTCGGCGTGGAGAAGCTGCTGCCGACCTTCACCGACCTGGAGGTCTTCCTGCAACTGCTGCCGCGATCCTCGACCGGCGAGCGGATGAACCCGTACACCTCGATGTGGACCGGCGTCACCCCGAATGACGGCCCGCAGGCCGTGCACGTCGTGCTGGTCGACAATGGCCGGTCCGCGGTGCTCGCCGACCCGGTCGGGCGGCCGGCGCTGTCCTGCATCCGCTGCTCGGCGTGCCTCAACGTCTGCCCGGTGTACGAACGGGCCGGCGGCCACGCGTACGGCTCGGTGTATCCGGGGCCGATCGGCGCGATCCTGTCGCCCCAGCTGACCGGCGTGGCCGACAACGCTTCCCTGCCGTACGCCTCGACCCTCTGCGGCGCCTGCTACGACGTGTGCCCAGTCAAAATCAACATCCCGGAGATCCTGGTCCACCTACGCCAGCAGGCACCGCATCCGGTGGCGGAGAAGGCCACCATGCGCGTCCTGGCGTGGGTCATGCGCAGCCCACGGCGATGGGCCACCGCCCTGCGCCTGGCCCGGGTCGGCGCGGGACCTCTCGGCGCGTACCGCGAACGGCGTAGCGGTGCTCGCACGCTGCGCCGGCTGCCCTGGCCTGCCTCGGCGTGGACCCGGTCGCGGGACCTACCGCTGCCCGCGCCACAGACCTTCCGGGAATGGTGGGAGAAGCAGTGA
- a CDS encoding LutC/YkgG family protein, whose protein sequence is MTARDEILARLRTALADSPPPVHVPRRYRRVHDRPDLVEVLIDRLEDYRAVVHRGIDALAGLLAEVDRLAVPTDIPADWLAGYAGQVRRDAPPLSPAELDVVDAVLTGCAVAVADTGTIILDTGPAQGRRALTLVPDRHICVVRTDQVVGLLPEALARLDPRAPQTWISGPSATSDIELNRVEGVHGPRRLEVVLVGLDDPLGR, encoded by the coding sequence GTGACCGCACGCGACGAGATCCTGGCGCGGCTCCGGACGGCCCTGGCCGACAGCCCGCCGCCGGTGCACGTGCCCCGCCGATACCGCCGGGTCCACGATCGCCCCGACCTGGTCGAGGTCCTGATCGACCGCCTGGAGGACTACCGGGCGGTGGTCCACCGAGGCATCGACGCCCTCGCCGGACTACTGGCCGAGGTCGACCGGCTCGCCGTCCCCACCGACATCCCCGCCGACTGGCTGGCAGGCTACGCCGGGCAGGTGCGCCGCGACGCTCCCCCGCTGTCACCGGCCGAGCTTGACGTCGTGGACGCGGTCCTGACCGGCTGCGCCGTGGCGGTCGCCGACACGGGCACCATCATCCTCGACACCGGTCCGGCGCAGGGGCGGCGGGCGCTCACTCTGGTGCCCGACCGGCACATCTGCGTCGTCCGCACCGACCAGGTCGTCGGCCTGCTGCCGGAGGCGCTGGCCCGGCTGGACCCGCGCGCGCCACAGACCTGGATCTCGGGCCCGTCGGCGACCAGCGACATCGAACTCAACCGGGTGGAGGGGGTGCACGGCCCACGCCGGCTGGAAGTCGTCCTGGTCGGGCTCGACGATCCCCTGGGGCGCTGA
- a CDS encoding zinc-dependent alcohol dehydrogenase family protein, whose protein sequence is MRAAVLREFDVPLSVEEIDQPNPGVGQVLVRIVASGLNPLDTKIQAGKAAHARIQLPAVLGLDLAGVVTAVGPEVAGFEPGDEVYGLCGGVGDLQGSLAEYAAVDARMLARKPRTLSMREAAVLPLAAITSWEGLVDRAGIRAGQKVLVHGGAGGVGHVGVQLAQARGAEAYATGGPASMRVIESLGAVPIDYTSTSVEEYVERYTGGEGFDIVADNVGGSTLDASFAAVRTYHGHVVSALGWGSHSLAPLSFRAATYSGVFTLLPLLTERGREHQGHILREIAALADSGALRPRLDPRPFTLDTVMDAYGLVAGGTADGKVVVDVAG, encoded by the coding sequence ATGCGTGCTGCAGTGCTGCGGGAATTCGACGTCCCGCTGAGCGTCGAGGAGATCGACCAACCCAACCCCGGGGTGGGGCAGGTGCTCGTGCGGATCGTCGCCAGCGGGCTCAACCCGCTCGACACGAAGATCCAGGCAGGAAAGGCCGCGCACGCGCGCATCCAGTTGCCCGCGGTGCTCGGCCTGGACCTCGCCGGCGTCGTCACGGCGGTCGGTCCGGAGGTGGCCGGCTTCGAGCCGGGCGACGAGGTGTACGGGCTCTGCGGAGGTGTGGGCGACCTGCAGGGTTCTCTGGCCGAGTACGCCGCTGTGGACGCCCGGATGCTGGCCCGGAAGCCACGGACGCTCTCCATGCGGGAGGCCGCCGTGCTGCCGCTGGCGGCGATCACCTCGTGGGAAGGCCTGGTCGACCGGGCCGGAATCCGTGCCGGACAGAAGGTGCTCGTGCACGGCGGCGCCGGCGGCGTCGGCCACGTGGGCGTGCAACTCGCCCAGGCGCGCGGCGCCGAGGCGTACGCCACGGGCGGGCCGGCGAGCATGCGAGTGATCGAGAGCCTCGGTGCCGTGCCGATCGACTACACCTCGACCAGTGTCGAGGAGTACGTGGAGAGGTACACCGGGGGCGAGGGCTTCGACATCGTCGCCGACAACGTGGGCGGCTCGACACTCGACGCGTCGTTCGCGGCGGTGCGCACCTATCACGGGCACGTCGTCAGCGCGCTGGGCTGGGGATCGCACTCGCTCGCCCCGCTGTCGTTTCGTGCGGCGACCTATTCCGGTGTGTTCACCCTGCTGCCGCTGCTGACCGAGCGCGGCCGTGAACACCAGGGCCACATTCTGCGCGAGATTGCGGCGCTGGCCGATTCTGGTGCGCTGCGCCCACGACTGGACCCGCGCCCGTTCACGCTCGACACGGTCATGGACGCTTACGGCCTGGTCGCTGGCGGCACCGCCGACGGCAAGGTCGTCGTGGACGTCGCCGGTTGA
- a CDS encoding cupin domain-containing protein, which produces MANSDPQPRRGDQGSAPFAGRNVEVERQNPDLLVPPTTDSRLVPNLKFSFSQAHTRVEKGGWTREVTTRDLPIASQMAGVQFGLEPGAYREIHWHQQSEWAYMLSGSCRISAVDHEGRNFTEDVKEGDLWFFPQGVPHNIQALADGAQFLLVFNDGAFSENNTFLLSDFFAHTPRHILAKNFGWTMEQMENLPEREKYIFQGDVPPPLQQDRVISPTGDIPRSFKHRMTAQTPQRFRGGTVRITDSTNFAASVTTAAALVEVEPGGMRELHWHPTTDEWQYYISGTGRMGVFAAQAAARTFDFQAGDVGYVPFAYGHYIENTGDEPLVFLEMFRHPRFEDISVMQWMANTPHEIIADTINVSKSIVDGLPNSKQTVV; this is translated from the coding sequence ATGGCGAACAGCGATCCCCAGCCGCGACGCGGCGACCAGGGCAGTGCGCCCTTCGCGGGCCGCAACGTCGAGGTCGAGCGGCAGAACCCCGATCTGTTGGTGCCGCCGACGACGGACAGCCGGCTGGTCCCCAACCTCAAGTTCTCGTTCTCGCAAGCCCACACCAGGGTGGAGAAGGGCGGCTGGACCCGGGAGGTCACCACCCGCGATCTGCCGATCGCCAGCCAGATGGCCGGCGTCCAGTTCGGCTTGGAGCCGGGCGCGTACCGGGAGATTCACTGGCATCAACAGTCCGAGTGGGCCTACATGCTCAGCGGTAGTTGCCGGATCAGCGCGGTCGATCACGAGGGTCGCAACTTCACCGAGGACGTCAAGGAGGGCGACCTGTGGTTCTTTCCGCAGGGCGTGCCGCACAACATCCAGGCGCTGGCCGACGGCGCCCAGTTTCTGCTCGTCTTCAACGACGGCGCCTTCTCGGAGAACAACACGTTCCTGCTCAGCGACTTCTTCGCCCACACGCCGCGGCACATTCTGGCGAAGAACTTCGGTTGGACGATGGAACAGATGGAGAACCTTCCCGAGCGGGAGAAGTACATCTTCCAGGGTGACGTCCCGCCGCCCCTGCAACAGGACCGGGTGATCAGTCCCACCGGTGACATCCCGCGCAGCTTCAAGCACCGGATGACGGCCCAGACGCCGCAGCGTTTCCGTGGTGGAACGGTCCGGATCACCGACTCGACCAACTTCGCCGCGTCCGTGACCACCGCCGCCGCCCTCGTCGAGGTCGAGCCCGGAGGAATGCGTGAGCTGCACTGGCATCCGACCACCGACGAGTGGCAGTACTACATCTCCGGCACCGGGCGGATGGGCGTCTTCGCGGCTCAGGCCGCCGCCCGGACGTTCGACTTCCAGGCCGGCGACGTGGGGTACGTCCCCTTCGCGTACGGGCACTACATCGAGAACACCGGCGACGAGCCACTGGTGTTCCTGGAGATGTTCCGGCATCCCCGCTTCGAGGACATCTCGGTGATGCAGTGGATGGCCAACACGCCCCACGAGATCATCGCGGACACGATCAACGTGTCGAAGTCCATTGTCGACGGATTGCCGAACAGCAAACAGACCGTGGTCTGA
- a CDS encoding helix-turn-helix transcriptional regulator translates to MSESSFIAGPLPADDTAGDAEQRRHRLFAVADQLRFAGRGAEALRVLAAEIAADRSGERHRAELLGRLAQIAALEQPSVALAGLRGALRQRLDARSRSTLLAMVAAIAARAGHPDADALLRDAGTAHAASGDHSSAHHLALGRAARSLSHGDLPGAHAVLAALDPDPWVARRDAASIRAERALVQLGLGRHEDARSATCHASDETASPDTPAGSRLTALDCLRMVAVGELPEAAALAVTTLGSGAADISPEVRALLVAVIAEVRYRRGDHDAARAVLGGCLTQQQWPDSTVWTSALCVAVRDPALSEPASLLNRVVADLHRSVRALLPVPQFGPRLVRAAVAVGDARAARRVTELVELVATRTPVPLWHALAAQTRGLLDRDPDALRSAVDGLRTTAASPALADALLDLANDARLRPTEARDAAHEAAALYARIGAPGDQSTADRRCVELATTGHRLPSVDEPLRRGLLTLTPAEERVAEMLAAGATKKEAAGSLFVSFHTVDTQLRSIYHKLGIHNRMQLVRAWDRYRATTG, encoded by the coding sequence TTGTCCGAATCATCCTTCATCGCCGGACCACTCCCAGCGGACGACACCGCCGGCGATGCTGAGCAACGACGGCACCGGCTGTTCGCCGTGGCGGATCAGCTCCGGTTTGCCGGGCGCGGGGCGGAGGCCCTGCGCGTCCTGGCGGCAGAAATCGCCGCGGATCGTAGCGGCGAGCGCCACCGGGCCGAGCTACTCGGTCGCCTGGCGCAGATCGCGGCACTGGAGCAGCCGTCGGTCGCCCTCGCCGGGCTGCGGGGGGCACTGCGCCAGAGACTGGATGCCCGGAGCCGAAGCACCCTGCTCGCCATGGTCGCCGCGATCGCGGCGCGTGCCGGCCATCCGGACGCGGATGCCCTGCTCCGTGACGCGGGCACCGCTCACGCGGCATCGGGTGACCATTCCTCCGCTCACCACCTGGCCCTGGGTCGGGCCGCCCGCTCGCTGTCGCACGGGGATCTACCGGGGGCCCACGCCGTGCTGGCAGCCCTCGACCCGGACCCCTGGGTGGCCCGGCGGGACGCCGCGTCCATCCGGGCCGAACGGGCCCTGGTGCAACTCGGCCTGGGCCGGCACGAAGACGCGCGGAGCGCGACCTGCCACGCGTCCGACGAGACGGCGTCGCCCGACACCCCGGCCGGCAGCAGGTTGACCGCCCTGGACTGCCTGCGCATGGTCGCGGTGGGCGAGTTGCCCGAGGCGGCCGCGCTGGCCGTCACGACGCTCGGCTCGGGTGCGGCGGACATCAGCCCGGAGGTGCGTGCCCTGCTGGTTGCGGTGATCGCCGAGGTCCGCTACCGCCGTGGCGACCACGACGCCGCGCGCGCCGTCCTGGGCGGGTGCCTCACGCAACAACAATGGCCCGACAGTACGGTGTGGACATCGGCGCTCTGTGTCGCAGTCCGCGACCCCGCCCTCAGCGAGCCGGCGAGCCTGCTCAACAGAGTCGTCGCCGACCTGCACCGGTCGGTCCGGGCACTCCTGCCCGTGCCCCAGTTCGGCCCTCGACTGGTGCGTGCGGCGGTGGCGGTGGGCGACGCTCGCGCCGCCCGTCGGGTCACCGAGCTGGTCGAGCTGGTGGCCACGCGCACCCCTGTCCCGCTCTGGCATGCGCTGGCCGCGCAGACCAGGGGTCTACTTGATCGTGACCCGGACGCACTGCGGTCGGCGGTCGACGGTCTGCGTACGACCGCCGCGTCGCCGGCGCTGGCCGACGCGTTGCTCGACCTCGCGAACGATGCCCGACTGCGGCCCACGGAGGCCCGGGACGCCGCACACGAGGCGGCAGCCCTCTATGCCCGGATCGGTGCCCCCGGCGACCAGTCGACAGCCGACCGGCGATGCGTCGAGCTCGCCACCACCGGGCACCGCCTACCCTCGGTCGACGAGCCGCTGCGCAGGGGCCTGCTCACGCTCACCCCCGCCGAGGAGCGGGTGGCCGAGATGCTCGCCGCCGGCGCCACGAAGAAGGAGGCGGCCGGAAGCCTCTTCGTCTCCTTCCACACCGTGGACACCCAGCTCCGATCGATCTACCACAAGCTGGGCATCCACAACCGGATGCAGTTGGTGCGGGCCTGGGACCGGTACCGGGCGACAACAGGCTGA
- a CDS encoding aldo/keto reductase — translation MTGLRRRRLGATGPEVSIIGLGAMGMSDLYGPADEAESVATLHAAIDAGVNLVDTGDFYGSGHNEMLIGRVLRERRREEVVVSVKFGARRTPDGGFQAAPYDVSAAAVKDRLAYSLRRLGTDYIDIYRPSRLNPQVPVEETVGALREMQQAGYIRHIGLSEVGADTIRRAAAVAPISDVQIEYSLLSRGPEATILPALRELGIGLTAYGVLSRGLLSGHWSADRALTGGDFRANSPRFQGEHLTANLRLVDALGRVAQRLGATTSQIAIAWVAAQGEQIVPLVGARRRERLAESLAAVDLVLDREALDEIEQAVPAGAASGERYATAMMATLDSER, via the coding sequence ATGACGGGTCTACGACGGCGACGGTTGGGTGCCACCGGGCCAGAGGTGTCGATCATCGGGCTCGGCGCGATGGGCATGTCGGACCTGTACGGGCCGGCGGACGAGGCCGAGAGCGTCGCGACGCTGCACGCGGCCATCGACGCCGGCGTGAACCTGGTCGACACCGGCGACTTCTACGGCTCGGGTCACAACGAGATGCTGATCGGTCGGGTGCTGCGGGAGCGTCGCCGGGAGGAGGTGGTGGTCAGCGTGAAGTTCGGTGCGCGCCGGACGCCGGACGGCGGGTTCCAGGCGGCACCGTACGACGTGTCGGCGGCGGCGGTGAAGGACCGGCTGGCGTACTCGCTGCGCCGGCTCGGCACCGACTACATCGACATCTACCGGCCATCCCGGCTCAACCCGCAGGTGCCGGTGGAGGAGACCGTCGGCGCACTGCGCGAGATGCAGCAGGCCGGCTACATCCGGCACATCGGGCTCTCCGAGGTCGGCGCGGACACCATCCGTCGGGCGGCGGCGGTGGCACCGATCAGTGACGTCCAGATCGAGTACTCGCTCCTGTCCCGTGGCCCCGAGGCCACGATTCTGCCGGCGCTGCGGGAACTGGGCATCGGTCTGACCGCCTACGGGGTGCTGTCGCGAGGTCTGCTGAGCGGGCACTGGTCGGCGGATCGTGCGCTGACCGGCGGGGACTTCCGGGCGAACAGCCCGCGCTTCCAGGGGGAGCACCTGACCGCGAACCTGCGCCTCGTGGACGCGCTCGGCCGGGTCGCGCAGCGGCTGGGGGCGACCACCAGCCAGATCGCGATCGCCTGGGTGGCGGCCCAGGGCGAGCAGATCGTGCCGCTGGTCGGCGCGCGGCGGCGGGAACGGCTGGCCGAGTCGCTGGCCGCGGTCGACCTGGTGCTCGACCGGGAAGCGCTGGACGAGATCGAGCAGGCCGTGCCGGCCGGTGCCGCCTCCGGTGAGCGGTACGCGACGGCGATGATGGCCACGCTCGACAGCGAGAGGTGA
- a CDS encoding TetR/AcrR family transcriptional regulator produces MAHLTPDANTPPRRGRGRRPADQVRAEILTAAGNLLLAEGMAGFTIEKVAAHAGASRMTIYKWWPSKGALALDGYFTVVAPTLAFTDTADIVADLTNQMVAFVHLMRDTSAGRVISQLIAQAQTDPELAAAYRQRYSGPRRALAVEALTRAMARGQLRADIDPETVVDQLWGACYHRLLVPDLPLTEDFARTLVANLIRGLR; encoded by the coding sequence GTGGCCCACCTCACGCCTGATGCCAACACCCCACCCCGCCGGGGTCGGGGCCGCCGGCCCGCCGATCAGGTACGGGCCGAGATCCTCACCGCCGCCGGCAACCTCCTGCTGGCGGAGGGCATGGCCGGCTTCACCATCGAGAAGGTCGCGGCCCACGCCGGGGCCAGCCGGATGACGATCTACAAGTGGTGGCCGTCCAAGGGCGCCCTCGCTCTGGACGGCTACTTCACCGTCGTCGCACCCACGCTGGCCTTCACCGACACCGCCGACATCGTCGCCGACCTCACCAACCAGATGGTCGCCTTCGTCCACCTTATGCGGGACACCTCGGCCGGGCGGGTCATCAGCCAACTCATCGCGCAGGCGCAGACCGACCCCGAACTGGCCGCCGCCTACCGGCAGCGTTACTCCGGCCCCCGGCGTGCCCTCGCCGTCGAAGCCCTCACCAGAGCCATGGCCCGCGGGCAGCTCCGCGCCGACATCGACCCCGAAACCGTCGTCGACCAGCTCTGGGGGGCCTGCTACCACCGGCTCCTCGTGCCCGACCTGCCGCTCACCGAGGATTTCGCCCGCACCCTGGTCGCCAACCTCATCCGCGGGCTGCGCTGA